GATGGGAGCTGGATGAGAGTTTGGCGGGGGGGTTGCTGGGATGAATTGACAGGTCAGTTGTTGTAATGATGGAAAAGGTAACTGAGTGGATGGCTGACAAGGTGTTTGACAAGATGACTGACAGAGCGACTGACAGGATGGGTGACATGATGATTGATGTGATGATTGACATGATGATTGACGTCCAGCCCAATGCACTGATGAGCACAGAGACCACAGCCTAAGGCGACTTGTGCAGCTGCTGAGTGGTGTTTTGTGATAAATGGCAAACTGGAGGTGGAGAAGGCGAGCAGCCATGTTTCAGAGCTGTCTGGCTCTGGATGAGCAGTGGCTGTAGCTGCAGCACAGCGTGGAGTTGTGTGCGTGCTccagtgctgcacagtgcagatCTGTCCTCTGGTCACAGCCTTGGCCACTTTGGGATGTAAATGTGAGGGATATTGTGTTACATGGAGTCCCCGTCAGGATGGAGTATTTGCCTGCCAGGCAAAGAGGTGctagaaaagacatttttaaagtaacagACAGAGTGGCTGTGCCCAAAGCAGGGCTGAAGGGCATTGCTAAGAGCCACAGAGCAGGGGTCAGATCAGGTGTTGGCACAAGTGCTTTTACCCAGAGGCAGTGAGACCCCggcactgcccagagctgtgggtgcccgAGGCCATGGCTGGGCCCCGAGCTGATGGgcaggagtggggctgggggctgagaGGTCCTTTCTGACCCAACCAAGCTGCGCTTTTGTGATTGCATGAACACCCAAACCCTTCGTCAGCCCCAGCTCAACCCTTTCCTCCCCCACCAGTGCCTCGTGCAGGCGCAGTGTAGTTTGCATGGACATGCAAAGCACTGAAACCCTTCGGACGCTGAGTGACCTCTGAATAACAAAGTTGGAATTTGCATCAGATTTCTTTATACTTTCTGCACCAGTATGGCTGCGGACTCTCAGGTCGCCTAAATGGGAGATGAGCTGAGAGGTGAcctcactgctccctgcagcttccCTAGGAGGGCAGTGTGGGGGCTGCAAGTCCCTGCCCCAGGAATCCCACAGCAAAGTGTGTTTATTTCCAGGTTGCCAACTTGTTCAGTGTCATTCAGTGTAGATGTGGGACCATGTGTGTTTAAGAGAAAGCACACAAGTATCACAAAAACTTGAGAACTTCTATAAATGGCAGCTGCTACTTCCCTGCTGAGTTGGGTGCGGGGTCTGAACTGCACAGATCCTCCCTGCGGGTTCCCATCTCCATCAGGCTGAGTGCTGTggtggtggggtgggctgggggtTTCTCATGGGTTGTTGATGATGATGTGCTGACCATGCCAACACACAGTCCTGTTTCCATGGATGTGCTCAGGAGTGCTGTGACTGAGCTGTGCTCAGGGTTTGAAGATaaacttcctttcttccccAGAGCAGAGGTGGAGAGCAGAAGCTACCGCCAGACAGCCGCGATGAGGGGAATGCCTTTGGACCAGGTGGATGAAGACTGGGAACTCAAGaaggaggagctggaaagaAACCCACCGTGTGCCCAGCACAGCTATGCAACCTCCGCTCAGAAGAAGatgcagaggaagagaaggaagcagtAGTGTCACTGTGTGTTTGGGGCTGCTGAGAACTCACAGTGCGGAGCAGAGGCACTGGAGCATCTCAGGGGGAACCCgggtgggcagcagcagagatggctgCCAGGATGAGCCTCTGTGATGTGCTGCACATGCTGTTGTGCTCAGGGGGTGGGTAGGAGTGCTTCTGCCTGCCCGCCTAGTTGTCTGTATGCATCGGGTCTCAAACATCAGAATACTGCAGAAGGTGTTTAAATATACAAGTGCTGTAATTCACTCAACTGTATACAAATGTATAGAAATGAAATTCGCAGCACTCACCCATATTGCACGGGAGTGAAATCCTTTTGTTCCCGACTGGCTCAGGGACATCACTGTGGTGATGCCAGTGCcctttctgtgtttgcttcCAGCCCTGAATCACCTGGGGGCTTTGGGGACTCATagccccactgctgcctctCTTTTCCCTGCGGTGggacagagctgctcctgctgagGGGTGATGTGACACAGCTTAGTGGGAGCAAGGAGCATAGTGGGGCCTTTTGTGAAAGCATTTGGGATCATTGTGTTAAAGCAGCAACTACAGGGACACCAGCAGGGGAGGAAGGGAGGTATGGTGCCTGTTCTGTGAGGGCCATGCAGCAGCAAGAGGGGTCCAGATGGCACTAAGATCTGCTTCTGTCAGGAACATGTGGGTGGTGCATAGCATGTTCCATTGACAGGGTGGGATCCAGCAGAGTTTGGCAGCTCGTCTGGACCTGATCTGGTCAAAGCCGTGAACGACTCAggttctgctctgtgcctgaTCTGTTTGCTGTGTAGCCAGCTGTGCTGGTTGCATGGCTGCCGGCAGATTCCTGCTCTACTCTCTCCCAATGccacctcattgcagcctgggggaaaaaatgggatGGAAGAGCTCCTGGGTTGAGACAACAGCAGGGAGATCAACTGCCATCACTCATTAAAAATGTTGAGcttggaaaattaatttattgcCCATTGAGAAAACAGAATAGGATAGTGataaacaaagacaaaactaaaATACCTTTTCACATGTCACCCTTCTTCCCAGGCTCAACTTTCCCCCTTCATTCCCAGCTCTTTGACCTCCTCCCTTCTGAGTGACACAGGGGTGGGCAGTGGGGCTCACACCTCCTCACACTCTTCTGCTCCAGTGTGGGTCCCTGCCATGGCCACAGCCCTTTGGAATAAGCTTCAGCATTGGCTCTGCATGGGCTGCAGCACCaactggctgctgctgggctcgCTGTGCCCCGCTGTGGACCCATTACATGTTTTCCTAAATGTAAAACACATTCACAATATAAAAAAATTCAGGTGTGGTaataagggacatggtttaatggggaaatattagtggtaggtggacggttggactggatcatcttggaggtctttcccaaccttggtgattctatgattcatagAATCCCAAaacagcctgggttgcaaaggcccacagcactcatccagtcccaaccccctgctgtgtgcaggtcgccaaccagcagcccaggctgcccagagccacatccagcctggccttgaatgcctgcagggatggggcatccacagcctccttgggcaacctgttctgtGATTCCTGAGTGTTTTACAGAGCCAGAATCCACTGGTGGAACCAGGCCCAGTAGcatggcagcagcagatggTGGTATCACCGAATCACAGGACTGCATCGCTTGGCTACCGACAGTAATTTATCTCAAAGAATTATTCAGATCAAGTGATAACAATAATTAATTCAACTCACGAGAATTTAATTCAatgatttgttttactttagAAGGAGAAGATAGAAGACCTATATCATCCACAGTGTCCTGAGGACTCCATTAGAGATGGCAGGACCTGAACTGAAGAACAAAGCATCAATGTTTTGGTGGGCTTCCTGGTGCAGTCCTTGCATTTTGCACAAGGCAGAATCCCTAGCACTATCCTTTCCAGTTTGGGATTGCTAAAAATCAGAATAAGGGAATGAACGACTGGAAAAGCATATTGAAGGACCAAAAGGAGTAACGTCAGGAGATTATTCTCATTGTTGTAATACACTGTTGACATCAAGATGATGTAATTAATGCAGTAGATGAAGAAGAAGGACAGAAGGGATTTCATGGCTTTGATGTGGGCGTCCGTGCTGAGGCTCCTGGCGGAGCTGTTCTGCATCTTGTGCTTGTGTCtgcagagggagaagaggaggaggaaggcagagaaggTTACTGTTATGAATGCCATGGAAAACCCAGATGTGCAGATTAAAATTATAGTGTGAAAATGTTCCCTTATTTCTTTGTTCACTTTCCAGAAAATCCCATGGGTGGTGAAATTGGTGCTGGTATTGTTCTCTTCATCAGTAACTTCGAGGAAAGGGCTGCAGTTGAGCAGGGACAGAACCAcggagctcagcagcagccatggCACAATCCTGTCAATTTTGGCTTTCAGGAAGATGAAGAAGTGGTGCCTGAAATTGGCGATTTTTATACAGTAAAAAGCATAGAGGCAGGCAGAAGTCCACAAGTTGGAAGAGtttaaaaagcacagagaaatggCAAAGGCGAGGGATACGCCTCTGCCTAAAAGATGCTgggaaaataacactgaaataatGATGTATATCCATGTGGCACACAAGTACCAAAACCTGAAGCAGCCCAGAAACAGCAAGATCTTCTCATTAGAgttcatgcttttctttttgaaccACGCCATGCAAGACACAGCCACAATGAAGGAATTGATCCACATGCCGGCCAGCGCCTGGAGCGTGAAGACGATCACGAAGGCATTACTGGATGAAGTTGTGTTGTACCCgtgctgctctgccatcctGCACTGGGGGCAGCTCTtctgtgctggagctgaggtTAGCTGAGATGTCTGTCCTGCGTGAGGAAATGGAGCCCTTTATAGGGCTGGGGGGacctcagtgctgctcccacCCAGAGCAGCGCAGGTGCTGGGATGTAAATGTGCCAGGTATCCCCTTACCCAGCATCGGTGTCAGCCTTCAGCATTTGAATTCCAGCTGATAGCAGGCAGGCTGTGTGAAACTCTGTCAGGCAAAGTTCCTCTAGGTTTGGGTTTGAGAGGAGCCTGGCATGCTGAGAGCAGTTACAACCAGATGGCAGCTGATGCTGTGCTGTAAATCTCCACAACCTGCCATCTAGCCATGAGAAGGAAGCTGGCAACTCTTCCTCTCTGCACCTGTTTCCTGGGGGCTATAAATGCTCCCTGAATATCACTGTCACATGCTcctatttgcattttttgttcCCAAAGAACTAGTTATAGCATTAGCAGGTTGAAATGCTGTGCAGAAGGCCTGGGGTTCATCTCAGCAACAGAGCACGTTCCTGTAACATCCATGCTGGTGATGCAGTAAGCAGACCTTGCATTCCCTCAAGCTGCCAGCCCTAAGCCCTTTCCTTGGCAGAGGGCACTGCTCCTgtcccagagctgctggcatCACTCAGGATGGTGCTGCAGGGCGTGTGAGCAGACAGGAGGAGCAGGGTTTGTCTCTGGAGAAGTCACAGAAATCCTAAATCGTTCCATAGCTCCTGATTCCTACAGGGGTTCCTGTACTGAGTGTGGCTATGAAATGAGCATGCAGGCCACTCTcaaagttctttactgtgagagtggtgaggtgctggaacagctgcccagagaggctgtggatgccccgtccatccctggaggtgttcaaggccaggttggatggggccctgggcagcctgggctgctgtgaaatgtggaggttggtggccctgcatggcacaggggggttggagcttcgtgatccttggggtcccttccaacccaaaccattctgtgattctgtgattcaggcTGTGTGCCATCTCGGTGTATGGCTGTGTCCTGTAAGATTGTATTCTGCTCAGCATTTCAAGGTTCAactttagaatcacagaatcacagaatggcccgggttggaagggacctccaaggTCGTGCAGCCCAACCCCCACCCAGCACCACCGTTTCCCAccaaaccacatccctcagtaccacatatACACAGCTCtgaagcacctccagggacagtgaccacgttactgggcagcccattccagtgccttttTGATGGTTTCTGCCTGTCAGTACTTCCAaaggctgagcagtgcaggaCATGCTGTGTGCGCAGGCAGGTGGCACTGATCAGCCTCTGGAATGGACTCCTGGAGGAGGTGCTGCTTAGCAGCACTGGTTCCTGTGCCTCTATGGTGCTCCCATCCTCACCTTCACCTTCTTTCTTGGGTCCAGGATGAGCTGGCACTGCAATTATCTGCCAGTTTGGAACTGTGCAGTCTACATTTCAGACCCCAAACTCTGTTGAAGCCAGAGGTGAGGATGCAATGTTTTTAGGTTAGTGGAAGACTGTCAGTCATCAGGCGGGGAATTACACCAAGCCGTGTCAGTGACTGACTTAGGTGTGTTACTTCTTTGGGTAGCTGAGGATGCTGATGGAGGCAGCTGAGTGAGGACATGTCTGAAGAAAGCTCAGGGAAGTCAGGGCAGTAAGCATAGTGCTGAATTCAACTTGTTCAACTGCTCCTGGGGGGGAGCATCCTCTGAGCTGAACCAAACCCACACCAACACCACACTCTTAAGCAACACAGCTCACAGagccctcagcagcagctcttattcagcttctgctttctggTTTGTGCTCATCTGAAGGAAGCTGCTTGGTTTCACACTACTGGTGGCCCAGATATGAATCTTCAGTACCTTCAGTTCTACCCCAGGGCTTCGGTGACATTACCCTGGGACAGTCTCATTTCCTGGCAGCGGCTGTGGTATGCTTTGTGTTCTGGGGCATTTTGTCGCATTGTGCTGACAGAGCAGAGGATGggatgaaagattttttgtcttctcttcaTACATATGTGAGGAgaacataaattattttttgagaggaagtttttcccccagagggcggtgaggcagtggaacaggttgcccaaggaggctgtggatgccccatccctgcaggcattcaaggccaggctggatgtggctctgggcagcctgggctgctggttggcgacctgcacacagcagggggttgggactgggtgagcgctgtaggcctttgcaacccaggccagtctATCATTCTGgttctatttccattttttttttaaaaaaaaaggtctgtAGATGAGCTGTCCATGCTGGGACTATGCCTGGACAAGGGCAGTAAATAAAGATGTTACACTAGCATGCAGTGGCTGGGACCCACTCAGCTCTGCATGGGGAGTTTGGCGTTGAAAAACAAGAGTACAAAACAAGAGTCTCATATGCTGTGTTTTTTAAGAAGATGTAGATCAGCTGCTTAAAACACAGCTGTTTGTTGCCAGTCCAAATCcatctcctctggcacaactcTAGAATGGGAAGGGATCTCCCAGGCTTCATTATCAACCAGCCTATGTGGGTATTTTACCCCTGGTGAATTTCAGATGGCACCGGGTACCTCTGTTTAAGCAGTGGGATGGATGCATGGTTGTACTGGGGCCCGAGGCACACAGCACATACACAGGCACTACAGGGCACGCAGTTAGGTTTAATGGCTTGAGGCTGAGCTTAGTTCTGGTTCGGGTGTTTGAAACTGGAATGGATCCTGTCTCCATGACCACTGCCTTTCCCCTTTGATCACATGAGAATGCCCGGTGAGCAGCCTAGGTTAGCCAAGCAGTTGGGCTATCAGGTGTGTAACTTCTGCCCACATCCCATTCCACCTAAACACCAACTGCGATGCTTGAAGCCCTTGGTGGTTTCAGGATACATGGCTGGGAAAAATGGTGAAACTTCCTTGGGGCAGATGTTACGAAATTGTCCTGGAAATCCTCATTCAGCCCAGATGCCCCTTTGGAGCAGACAGGACTGGTGTGTTGCAGTGCGGTGATGGCTGTTTGCAGAGCATGTTTGGGCACTTACTGGTTAAGGAGAGGTGGGCTGGTTGGGGAGGTGCTGTGGTCTTTCAGAAAAACATCCTGTAGTTCTTGGTATGTCACACAGCCTAAATTGATGTTTAtctcatttcagaaacagaaaggcTGCTTTCTGAAGGTGataaacacagaatcacagaatcataggggttggaaaggacctctggagatccccATTCAGTAGTGGACCCACATTTTCCCTGGAACAGAAAAGTTCACAACTGGCTCACCTGCATTCCGGGTTGCCTGGTTACTATTGCCTGTTTTtctgaactccaccatctcatcACTGCGGCATCCCAAACTGCTCCCAGCTGTCCCTTCCCCAACCATCCCTTCCTTGTCAGTGAGAACCAGATCCAGCAGCACATCTCTGCTCATCGgctcttctgctgcctgcatcagaaagttattttcagtATGATCGTACTGGAATGTGCTGCAGCTGTAAACAAACACCAGTGAGAGTGTTGGTAAGGCTCAAATGTTAACACAAGTAAGTTTGcttcagcaacagcaggagagaagcagctgctctgagaAGGAACTCCTTCAGATGTCACTTTCCCATTCCCTGCATCGTGTCTGAAGGGTGGGTGATAAGCACTTCTGTTGTGATAGCACTGCATTGCTTGCACTGGATGCACTCCGGTTTTGTGCAGTCCTCTGAGCTGCTGTTGTAACATTTGCTGTCCAGATCTGCTCTGCTCATGCTGCGCTGCTGTTGGCCAGACAGGGTGACACACCTTGCTATTGGTGTGGCAGTGCAGTCCGAGAGGAGCTCAATGCAGACTGAGCCTATTTAAGCAACATCATTCAGTCTGGCTGAGATCTCCGGATAAGCAGGGCAGGAAATCCTGATGCAGGAACACACGTGTTGCTCTGCTGCACCCTTCAGGCATTATCTCTTCAtaacagccccagctcagcacaggctgcagggaaatgcaaagaaattttttcccccagagggtggtgaggcagtggaacaggttgcccaaggaggctgtggatgccccatccctgcaggcattcaaggccaggctggatgtggctctgggcagcctgggctgctggttggcgacctgcacacagtagggggttggaactggatgagcgctgtgggcctttgcaacccaggccattctatcattttATGATACTATGAATTAGAAATGAGAACATTCAGAACATTCTGTCTTCTGGTTTCCATCTAATTGCAGGGACTACTTTAAAGTTTGAATTTGGGGCTGGTAAATACAGGAGAGGTCTGTAAGATTTTAACACTGCGTTACTACTGGTTTACACCACTAAATTGTTCAGACTTTACTCAGGAGCTGAGAACACACAGCAATGTGCCAAAAGCTCTGAGCAATGCCCTGGATGTGCAAAGCCTGCCTTCCTTTCCCAGCCCTCAGTTTATCAAGCAAGATGATGCTCTCTCCTGATGGCTCTGACCTATCCCTAGGatttagaataatagaatcatagaaccatagaattgctcaACCATCCTACCCCAACTCTAACAGCTCTCCACtaaatcatggccctgagcaccacatccaaacggttttaaacacagccagagatggtgactcaaacacctccctgggcagcacagTCCAGTGCTTTAGGATTTTTTACCATGACTGTATTCACATACTGTGGGATGAATGGGAGGTACAATGCAGATCTGACATGCTTGAGAATTATCAGTAGAAGCATGCCCCTTTTTGTAGCGTTAGAATGGCTTCACTTAAGAGGGAATGCCAACTTGCTGACACGCGGACCATTGCTGAGCCATGGGTGAGGCATTCTGAAGGGGCATTGTGCAGTTGGCTTTATTTTGGTCTTGCCTAATCACAGACATCTGATTTTTTGTCTGGGGTTTGCACAAACCTCTGCCAAACAGTGATTGTTTCCTTGATGATTTCAATACCCCATATGAGAATGAGTCAACCTTGCACTATGGGCCACATTCTTTCAACACCAGTTACAACACCCCTTCCACCACAACAAAACTTCCCAAATTTTCTGAGATTATTGGGCAAAGGTTGGATTTCTGCAGGGTTGTCCTGCTGAGGTTGAAAGCCATGTACAGCTGCAGTAAATTCACCTTCTCACACACGTATTTGAAAATCCTTACTCAGCCTTCATGGTAACACAGATGGGGTCACATGAGAGGAGCAGAAGCACTGCACCCTTGGGATCCTCTTGCAGTCCTAAAAGAAAAGATaactcttctgcagcagcaagctCCATGGTGACCAAATGGCCATTTGATTATGGAATACTATTTGAGTGAACTGGGAGTCTAATTGCTTTTGTTCTCACAGTTTTTCCTTTAAGATTAACTGTAATGGTAACCATTTCCTACCTGGATGATGATCTCATGCTGTTCATGGTAAAATCTTCAAGCTGTAGGAGTCTGGAATTAGAATTTCTGAAATCAGTGCATTTCAAGTTCCTTGTTCTGCCTTTGCAACGTTTGATAAGACAAGTGGGGCCGGGAGCATGAATGGGGAAAAGCATGCTTCCCAGCTTCACTAGCAAAGCGGGAATGGCAATGCTGCAGCCATTGCATAGTACCGACTTACTGTCACCAGATATATGGATGttcccactgacttcagcagaaCTGCTCATGATTTACACCCTGAAATGAGAAATGGGCCAAAGAACCTCATCCTGTCAGCCTGAGAGAAATGATGGGTGTCTGACTGGGAGAACTGGTGAGCAGAGGCTGAGGTGGTTCATACAAGGACGTACTCAGCTGAGAGTGGGGAGAAGAGACGATATGGttctctggggaaaaaacatCATTTGTGAGTGGTGACAGAGATGTGAAACtctctgttgttttcatttgtattaGGAATGTATTTCCTGAATATTCCTGAATACAGCATGGAAGCATTCTGGGATGGGGTTAACAGGGAAGCTCTGACTTGATACTGGCAGACATAAAAGACATGACCCCATTCCTGGCAGCTTTGAGCCTCACCTTCTTGGGCTGCAGCGCTTAGGATATATCAGTATCCATGGGATGGTGCAAAGCAGACAGATGGTGCTGAGGGGGGCCATGTTGGGCAGACTGGGGGATGGAGGCCATGCTTTGGAGGGTAACTGtgcagatttttgttgtttttttgtgtgtttttttgtttttgaagtcaTTAGACTTCACCGTGCTTTTTATAGATGTGAAAAGGAAGAGACACACAGagataaataaattattacaaGTACCCAGTCCAGGGCTGTCCAAATAGGAAGCTGAGTTTCACAGAGGAGCAGCATGAGGTGGTGTTGGCAGTGCTCGTTGCCCAGTGCAGGgcctggctgcagcctgcagctccgTGGTTCTGGGAGATGTGCAGGCAGTGGAAGAAGCAGCACCTGGCAGTGGGGAGAGGGTGTTCTGCTGCTCTCATCCTGCGGGGGTCCATATTGACATGGGTGGAGGGCACCCAACAAGTGGCAAAAGCCAGCATGTGAAAGAC
This genomic stretch from Meleagris gallopavo isolate NT-WF06-2002-E0010 breed Aviagen turkey brand Nicholas breeding stock chromosome 2, Turkey_5.1, whole genome shotgun sequence harbors:
- the ANKRD66 gene encoding ankyrin repeat domain-containing protein 66, yielding MTLAALRTLHAVHAPMDAADPFGDTPRRLAQIYGHTECVRFLEIAEVESRSYRQTAAMRGMPLDQVDEDWELKKEELERNPPCAQHSYATSAQKKMQRKRRKQ
- the LOC100550893 gene encoding taste receptor type 2 member 9-like, whose translation is MAEQHGYNTTSSSNAFVIVFTLQALAGMWINSFIVAVSCMAWFKKKSMNSNEKILLFLGCFRFWYLCATWIYIIISVLFSQHLLGRGVSLAFAISLCFLNSSNLWTSACLYAFYCIKIANFRHHFFIFLKAKIDRIVPWLLLSSVVLSLLNCSPFLEVTDEENNTSTNFTTHGIFWKVNKEIREHFHTIILICTSGFSMAFITVTFSAFLLLFSLCRHKHKMQNSSARSLSTDAHIKAMKSLLSFFFIYCINYIILMSTVYYNNENNLLTLLLLVLQYAFPVVHSLILIFSNPKLERIVLGILPCAKCKDCTRKPTKTLMLCSSVQVLPSLMESSGHCG